A single region of the Brassica rapa cultivar Chiifu-401-42 chromosome A03, CAAS_Brap_v3.01, whole genome shotgun sequence genome encodes:
- the LOC117125608 gene encoding nucleolin 1, whose amino-acid sequence MERSEPSSGLIDFINASMERSESSSRVSAPYTGKRTLYGDKYVEVMKQYYDYVKSRIRIGVEGYDTSLEPIDLYRALESLFKTCGEVHNMEIRRDRVTKALQKSCIVILRGEGAGDKALQLNGSDIGGRKIVVTSLPPGLDLSTGLSTDVLAARNVAHNKRKYSEGISVTGYDTSLTKDDVKNALTNHFSTCGEITDVFVLNSRALVYFYEQGSNNRALQLSGTDLGGCTLVVKALPYPKPKGRSAWTRLRYRFRSATLSTITGWAHQM is encoded by the exons ATGGAGAGATCCGAACCTTCTTCTGGTTTGATCGATTTTATCAACGCCTCGATGGAGAGATCCGAATCTTCTTCTCGGGTTTCTGCTCCGTACACG ggGAAGAGGACTTTGTACGGTGATAAGTATGTCGAGGTTATGAAGCAGTACTATGATTACGTCAAAAGCAG GATAAGGATCGGTGTTGAAGGTTACGATACTTCCCTTGAACCGATTGATCTCTACCGGGCTTTGGAGAGTCTTTTCAAGACATGTGGAGAAGTCCACAACATGGAGATTCGCCGAGATCGAGTGACAAAAGCACTCCAGAAGTCGTGCATTGTTATCCTTCGTGGAGAAGGCGCAGGAGACAAAGCCTTGCAACTCAATGGAAGTGACATCGGAGGAAGGAAGATTGTCGTTACGAGTTTGCCTCCAGGACTCGACCTCAGCACTGGGTTGAGTACTGATGTACTCGCTGCTAGGAACGTGGCACATAATAAAAGAAAGTA TAGCGAAGGCATATCCGTTACTGGATATGACACTTCTCTTACTAAAGATGATGTCAAGAATGCTTTGACTAACCATTTCTCCACATGTGGCGAGATTACCGACGTTTTCGTTCTCAACAG CCGTGCCCTGGTCTACTTCTACGAACAAGGCTCCAACAACCGAGCGCTTCAGCTGTCTGGAACCGACCTAGGAGGCTGCACACTGGTAGTCAAAGCCTTGCCCTATCCAAAACCCAAAGGTCGTAGTGCCTGGACCCGTTTGCGTTACCGTTTCAGGTCAGCCACTCTCTCAACGATCACTGGGTGGGCACATCAGATGTGA
- the LOC103855696 gene encoding late embryogenesis abundant protein 46, with amino-acid sequence MQSMKETASNIAASAKSGMDKTKATLEEKAEKMTTRDPVQKQMATQKKEAKINQAEMQKREVREHNAAMKEAAGGGTGTGLVLGSATHSTTGHVGHGTGTHQMSDLPGHGTGQATGHVVERTTLTEPIGTNTGTGRTAAHNAHVGGGTTGYGTSGGYTG; translated from the exons atgcaGTCGATGAAAGAAACAGCTTCGAACATTGCAGCTTCTGCAAAGTCTGGCATGGACAAGACCAAAGCTACCTTGGAGGAAAAG GCGGAGAAGATGACGACGCGAGACCCTGTTCAGAAACAGATGGCCACACAGAAGAAAGAAGCAAAGATTAACCAGGCTGAGATGCAGAAGAGAGAAGTGCGTGAGCACAACGCTGCCATGAAAGAAGCTGCTGGAGGTGGAACCGGAACCGGTTTAGTTTTGGGGTCAGCCACTCACTCAACCACTGGACACGTCGGACATGGGACTGGGACCCACCAGATGTCAGATTTGCCTGGTCACGGAACGGGACAAGCAACCGGACACGTTGTGGAGAGAACGACCTTGACAGAACCTATCGGGACAAACACTGGAACTGGTCGGACCGCTGCTCATAACGCCCACGTTGGTGGTGGCACCACTGGGTACGGAACTAGTGGAGGATACACTGGATAA
- the LOC103855697 gene encoding myb family transcription factor PHL5: MDNNFESSNASQGSRLQLHPQPPQPFNLQDVDTIHYSQTSPWTTETFSGFTPYDCIANQSFSLQCSSSKPYPPSLHSYDHQSSDPPSLDQSQSMVPMQPSPDQYLKPLYKRSCVNDFAATNASSASYSLCFGASQDPQEICRGNYSNSNVTQLSFSLSHHQSKQTHSRFSSPSFSTYGGSMVRNYGTVTGNKTRIRWTQDLHDKFLECVNRLGGANKATPKAILKLMDSDGLTIFHVKSHLQKYRIAKYIPDPREGKFEKRSCSKELSQLDTKTGVQIKEALQLQLDVQRHLHEQLEIQRNLQVRIEEQGKQLELMIEQQQKTKESLLKSPNAEVSLPLSAFDHSPPPFSLQDAEAMMLPSYEDTHFQSKIS; the protein is encoded by the exons ATGGATAACAACTTTGAATCCTCAAACGCTTCACAAGGAAGCCGTCTACAGTTGCATCCGCAACCGCCCCAGCCGTTTAATTTACAAGACGTGGATACGATCCATTACAGTCAAACCTCTCCATGGACTACCGAGACGTTTTCAGGTTTTACTCCATACGATTGCATAGCTAATCAATCTTTCTCCTTACAATGTTCATCTTCAAAACCCTATCCTCCCTCGCTTCATTCGTACGATCATCAATCCTCGGATCCTCCATCATTGGACCAATCCCAATCGATGGTTCCTATGCAACCTAGTCCGGATCAATATTTAAAGCCATTATATAAAAGATCATGCGTCAACGATTTTGCAGCAACAAATGCTTCATCAGCCTCGTACTCGCTTTGTTTTGGAGCAAGTCAAGATCCACAA GAAATATGTAGGGGGAACTATAGTAATTCTAATGTAACACAACTGAGTTTCTCATTATCACATCATCAATCTAAGCAAACTCATTCAagattttcttctccttccttctCAACCTATGGAGGGTCCATGGTTCGCAACTATGGGACGGTTACCGGGAACAAGACACGGATAAGATGGACTCAAGACCTTCATGACAAGTTCTTGGAATGTGTAAACCGCCTTGGTGGTGCTAATA AGGCAACACCCAAAGCGATATTGAAGCTGATGGATTCTGACGGACTCACAATATTTCATGTTAAAAGCCACTTACAG AAGTATAGGATTGCGAAATACATCCCTGATCCTCGAGAAG GCAAGTTTGAGAAGAGATCTTGTTCCAAAGAGTTGTCTCAGCTTGACACGAAAAC TGGAGTGCAAATTAAGGAGGCACTCCAGCTCCAACTTGATGTTCAGAGGCATCTTCATGAACAACTAGAG attcAACGAAACCTACAAGTGAGGATCGAAGAACAAGGGAAACAATTGGAATTAATGATAGAACAACagcaaaaaacaaaagagagtcTTCTCAAGTCACCAAACGCCGAAGTATCGTTGCCTCTCTCCGCTTTCGATCACTCTCCTCCACCTTTCTCGTTACAAGACGCCGAAGCCATGATGCTACCAAGTTATGAAGATACTCATTTCCAATCAAAGATAAGTTGA
- the LOC103855694 gene encoding nucleolin 1, translating to MERSEPSSRRIAFLNASMERSESSSPVSAPYTGKRTLYGDKYVDVMKSYYDYVKSRIRIGVEGYSTSLKPIDLFRALESLFKICGEVHNIQIRRDPVTNALQRSCIVILRGEGAGDKALQLNGSDIGGSKIVVTSLPPELSELSTGLSTDVLAARSVAHNRRKRSEGISVTGYDTLLTKDDLKNALTNHFSTCGEITDVFVLNSRALVYFYGLGSNNRAVQLSGTDLGGCTVVVKALPYPKPKGSAWTRLRYRFRSATLSTITGWAHQM from the exons ATGGAGAGATCCGAACCTTCTTCTCGTAGGATCGCTTTTCTCAACGCCTCGATGGAGAGATCCGAATCTTCTTCTCCGGTTTCTGCTCCGTACACG gGGAAGAGGACTTTGTACGGTGATAAGTATGTCGACGTTATGAAGTCGTACTATGATTACGTCAAAAGCAG GATAAGGATCGGTGTTGAAGGGTACAGTACTTCCCTTAAACCTATTGATCTCTTCCGGGCTTTGGAGAGTCTTTTCAAGATATGTGGAGAAGTCCACAACATCCAGATTCGCAGAGATCCAGTGACAAATGCACTCCAGAGGTCGTGCATTGTTATCCTTCGTGGAGAAGGCGCAGGAGACAAAGCCTTGCAACTCAATGGAAGTGACATTGGAGGAAGTAAGATTGTCGTTACGAGTTTGCCTCCAGAACTCAGTGAACTCAGCACTGGGTTGAGTACTGATGTACTCGCTGCTAGGAGCGTGGCACATAATCGAAGAAAGCg TAGCGAAGGCATATCCGTTACTGGATATGACACTTTACTTACTAAAGATGATTTGAAGAATGCTTTGACTAACCATTTCTCCACATGTGGCGAGATTACCGACGTTTTCGTTCTCAACAG CCGTGCCCTGGTCTACTTCTACGGACTAGGCTCCAACAACCGAGCGGTTCAGCTGTCTGGAACCGACCTAGGAGGCTGCACAGTGGTGGTCAAAGCCTTGCCCTATCCAAAACCCAAAGGTAGTGCCTGGACCCGTTTGCGTTACCGTTTCAGGTCAGCCACTCTCTCAACGATCACTGGGTGGGCACATCAGATGTGA
- the LOC103855699 gene encoding protein STRUBBELIG-RECEPTOR FAMILY 2, producing the protein MTTKQQSRYLAAVIFTVMLFTLAETYTNPLEVSALEDLHKSLNNPQQLRGWRFEGGGDPCGELWIGVYCSGSSIVALQLRGLSLLGSLGNNLHRLHSLKNMDVSFNNLQGDIPFGLPPNATHLNMAYNNLTQSLLFSLPLMTSLLSLNLSHNSLSGPLANVFSGLQIKEMDLSFNNLTGDLPSSFGTLMNLNSLYLQHNRFTGSIIYLADLPLTDLNIEDNQFSGIFPSSFQSIPHLWIWGNKFHVEANYKPWKFPLDVIPMIQNARGYPTTQSSAIMDFPRPQKVRKKKKGLGAVSIVLLVGGLALLGTFFAVFAVRMSHHRRSPNLAASQRSSNSTTYSLPVSTNRDLTEFSIAPPVPQLRHIPPPPVRTDKTARRNSFSATCQYPAYGKLFSAAELELATNSFSDENLLEEGPLGSVYRAKLPDGELAAVRNIPMSSLSLHEEEKFTELLQTASKLRHPNIVTLLGFCIDNGKHLLVYEYAGNLSLYNAMHDDVYKPLSWGFRLHIAIGVARALDYLHSSFSPPIAHSDLKATNILLDEELTPRIADCGLASLRPLTSNSVKLRASEIAIQNTGYIAPEHGQPGSSGTKSDTYALGVLLLELLTGRKAFDSSRPQGEQLLVKWASTRLHDKRSIEQMIDQGIAGTFSLRVASHYAFIISLCTQAEEFRPEVSEIVEALTGLIQKQNKEAASSVADKTEVDPFSKSFYSTRTRFPSSPTLTHLSN; encoded by the exons ATGACAACCAAACAGCAATCGCGATACCTCGCTGCAGTTATCTTCACGGTGATGCTGTTTACGCTAGCTGAGACCTATACTAATCCACTCGAAG TTTCGGCTCTTGAAGATCTCCACAAGTCTTTAAACAATCCACAGCAGCTGAGAGGATGGAGATTCGAGGGAGGTGGAGATCCATGCGGAGAACTCTGGATTGGAGTTTACTGTTCTGGATCGTCTATAGTAGCTCT GCAGCTACGAGGGCTAAGTCTTTTGGGAAGTCTTGGAAACAACCTTCACCGTCTCCACAGTTTAAAGAATAT GGATGTTAGCTTCAATAACCTCCAAGGTGACATTCCATTTGGCTTGCCTCCAAACGCTACCCACTT AAACATGGCTTACAACAATCTGACTCAGAGTCTCCTCTTCTCTTTACCTCTCATGACATCTCTTCTCTCCCT GAACCTGAGCCATAATTCATTATCTGGACCTCTAGCAAATGTGTTTTCCGGGTTACAGATCAAAGAAAT GGATCTCTCATTCAACAACTTGACGGGAGATCTACCGAGCTCTTTTGGAACTCTAATGAATCTGAACTCACT GTACCTCCAGCACAACAGGTTTACAGGATCAATCATCTACCTCGCGGATCTACCTTTAACTGACCT GAATATAGAAGATAACCAGTTCAGTGGTATTTTCCCTAGTAGTTTTCAGTCCATTCCTCATCTGTG GATTTGGGGAAACAAGTTTCATGTAGAGGCCAACTATAAACCGTGGAAGTTCCCTCTGGACGTCATACCGATGATTCAGAATGCCCGTGGCTATCCAACTACTCAGTCAAGTGCCATCATGGACTTTCCCAGACCTCAGAAGgtcagaaagaagaagaagggctTAGGAGCAGTGAGTATTGTTTTGCTGGTTGGCGGATTGGCTTTGCTTGGAACTTTCTTTGCAGTTTTTGCAGTTCGAATGAGTCATCATCGACGTTCACCGAACCTTGCTGCTAGTCAAAGAAGCAGCAATAGCACAACATACTCTCTTCCAGTCAGTACAAACCGAG ATTTAACAGAATTTTCTATTGCACCGCCAGTTCCTCAGCTGAGACATATACCTCCTCCACCTGTCAGAACCGATAAAACAGCAAGACGAAACAGCTTCTCTGCTACATGCCAATACCCAGCATATGGAAAGCTTTTCTCAGCTGCAGAGCTTGAATTGGCAACTAACAGTTTCAGTGATGAAAACCTACTCGAAGAGGGTCCCCTTGGTTCTGTTTACAGAGCAAAATTGCCTGATGGTGAA TTGGCCGCTGTGAGAAACATCCCAATGTCTTCGCTGTCTTTACATGAAGAGGAAAAATTTACTGAACTTCTCCAAACAGCCTCCAAACTAAGACACCCAAACATTGTGACACTTCTCGGTTTCTGCATTGATAATGGGAAGCATCTTCTTGTGTATGAGTATGCCGGGAATTTGTCGCTGTACAATGCTATGCATGATGATGTATACAAGCCACTTTCTTGGGGCTTCCGTCTCCACATTGCTATCGGAGTTGCCCGAGCTCTGGA CTATTTGCACTCCTCGTTTAGCCCTCCTATTGCCCATAGCGACCTGAAAGCAACAAACATCTTACTAGACGAAGAACTCACGCCTAGGATTGCTGACTGTGGGCTTGCTAGTTTAAGGCCACTCACAAGCAACAGTGTCAAGCTTCGG GCTTCAGAGATAGCGATTCAAAACACTGGCTACATAGCACCGGAACATGGACAACCAGGAAGCAGTGGCACAAAGAGCGACACTTATGCACTGGGTGTGCTACTCTTGGAGCTGTTAACAGGAAGGAAAGCATTTGACAG CTCACGCCCCCAAGGAGAACAGCTACTGGTGAAATGGGCATCAACCAGACTTCATGACAAGCGAAGCATAGAACAGATGATTGATCAAGGCATAGCCGGCACATTCTCCTTAAGAGTCGCCTCACACTACGCATTCATTATCTCTCTATGCACTCAG GCAGAGGAGTTTAGACCAGAGGTTTCAGAAATAGTGGAAGCACTCACTGGATTGATACAGAAACAGAACAAGGAAGCAGCAAGCAGTGTAGCAGACAAGACAGAGGTGGACCCTTTTAGTAAATCTTTCTACTCAACACGCACACGTTTCCCCTCCTCGCCTACCCTCACCCACCTCTCCAACTGA
- the LOC103855695 gene encoding uncharacterized protein LOC103855695, with product MELFINWENDANNLVDDIEWIQIHGTGWAYSLRRHMNAACRIANLIGAESLSVDYLVNYMRMTSGLTITLGLPSLHSVRPFLIWEGMVLDDDYQMLFAQFMRIPELPLPRGIRRFVVTDMIIHSLDHYHSPITEGNPSFRSYGHNNQDFEQAFINAMNRSPITAAIPTYPSILSFLANAPENNIYAPTLLELLFDDYQICMLCSLLEEAFIKEFLLSGFETVLG from the exons ATGGAGTTGTTCATTAATTGGGAAAATGATGCTAATAACCTCGTCGACGACATCGAGTGGATACAAATTCATGGCACGGGCTGGGCGTATTCTCTTAGGCGGCACATGAATGCGGCATGTAGAATTGCGAACTTAATTGGTGCAGAATCCCTCTCTGTGGACTACTTGGTCAACTACATGAGAATGACTTCAGGGCTTACAATCACCTTGGGTCTTCCTTCCCTTCATTCGGTTAGGCCCTTCCTGATCTGGGAGGGTATGGTCCTGGATGATGATTATCAAATGTTGTTTGCTCAATTTATGAGGATCCCGGAACTCCCACTTCCG AGGGGAATTCGTCGTTTCGTAGTTACGGACATGATAATTCATTCTCTAGATCACTATCATTCCCCTATTACAGAGGGGAATCCGTCGTTTCGTAGTTACGGACATAATAATCAAGACTTTGAACAAGCATTCATCAATGCAATGAATCGTTCCCCTATTACAGCGGCAATCCCAACCTACCCATCGATACTTTCGTTCTTAGCAAACGCCCCTGAAAAT aataTTTACGCTCCGACGCTCCTAGAACTTCTTTTTGATGATTACCAAATCTGCATGTTATGTTCGCTACTGGAAGAGGCGTTTATCAAGGAGTTCCTTTTGTCAGGTTTCGAGACAGTTCTGGGTTAA